The region gtcagacacaactaggcaTAGTTCTttgtcagggaagatcccccatgccttgaggaacagccaaaaaaatcaaacacacaaaaacaaaaaatgcaagaTGAAGATAAATGGGAAAGGTGAGAAAAAACATTCAGGTTTGCCTTTATTTGCACACAGAAATCCTCGAAGGAAGCCCAagatatttgtaaaaatattgtttttctagAAAGGTGGAGGAACAAACATGAGGCGGCTGAGATAGTTTCCTTTTCTACAAAGTTTAGATTTTAGAACTGTATGAATAGCACTGATCCCATATtgaaatgagcaaaaaaaaatgttctgataTGAACATTCGACTTGTGGCTAGATAGAATGCATGCAGAACTGAGTGTATGTGGAGATGCTCTTTGTGAAAagggggagttttttttttttattatggaagGAAACAAAACTGGAGGAGGAAGTTGTACCCTTCTATTtggtgttgtgtttttttttttttttttttttttaattaatttatttggctgcataggaTCTTACTGAGGCACTCAGGATCTTGCTGGGTAGTTGTGAGTGCAGActtggttgctccacagcatgtggggtcttagtttcctgaccagagagcaaacccatgtcccctgcactggaaagcagattcttctttattttttattttgaatcagggtatagCCAGtgagcaatgttgtgatagtttcagatgaacaatgAAGGAACTcggccatatgtatacatgtatccattctccctcaaactcctctcccatgcAGGCTGACACAATATTGATCAGAGTTCCACAATAGGTCCttgtggttatccattttaaatatagtagtgtgcacatgtccatcccaaactccctaactatcccttcacccccagcaaccataagttctttttctaagtctgtgaatctctttctgttttttaagttcatgtgtatcattttttttttttttttttttactacacatataagggatgtcatacagtatttctcctCGCCTGATttaggaaggcagattcttaaccactggaccaccaggaacttAAGTTCCTGTTTGGCCTTAAAATCGTACTCATGGATGAGGCCAGTCGGTTACAGATGAGACTAAGAGATGAAGGTGCAGAGCGAGGAGGGTGGGGGAGCCCCAACCTTTCCAACCCCATGTATTGCATCTCACCAGGGAGGTAAGGAAAGAGACGCTCACAACACACATGTTCAGCCTTtgcaagtttttcttttattgtctatTCGGCAGTGACAGAAGGATGCCTGATCCAGGGGAAagctctgccttcctccctccttgcCCGGAACTCAGGCTGGGCGAGCCCGGTCACGGGGCCTGGCACTCTGGCCCATACATGTGTCCATGTTTCTTTCAGACACGGGCATCTATGTCACAAGTTCCTCATCTGCCCTTCTCTTTCCTGCTCTGCCTTCACACCACGGGCTCCTGAGAAAGCCTGCCCACGGGCAGGGGGAGtagggagggggtgtgtgtgtgtcccagcgGGGCCCACCCACCCACCGGCAGGGAGGCGCCTTCTCACTCAGGCCCCAGCATGGAGCCCGCGGCGGTGCTGATGCTCGGACCTGGACCGCCTCGGCAACCTGGTCTTGAAGAGGGACTTGCCCGAGGCTTCAATGTAAGTGACGCTCATCTCCTTGGGGCTGATCTCTACGTAGGCGAAGCCACCCAGTGAGTTCTCGGCCCCGTAGTGGAAGCGCAGGTAACCGCTGGGGACTTTGCGCGTGTGTTTCTTCGAGGGGTCCATGAAGTTCCCGGCCCCGCTCAGCACGAAGCCCAAGCCGCTCTCATCCTGAAGGTACTGTGGACAGAGGACGCAGGGTCGGTGGAGCCCCCAGCCCCTCAGTCAGGCGGGCTGTGGACTGGGTGCCCACCTGTCCTGGGTGCAGGCTCAGGTCTGCACTTCACCAGAGTCACCTCGAGCAAGGAACATGACCCTGgccccccaccccatgccacCCCCGCCAAGTCTCCCGTTTCTTCACCTCTGGGAGCATGTTGATCTGGGGAAGCAACTGGCAACAGGGACCCCCGGGAGGGCTTTTAGGGAACTTTGGGCCGTGTTCTGGTTAGCAAGCATAGAGTTTGAGGGATAGTGATAATTGAGAGGGCCCCAAACAGGAGGGGAACTCCCAGATGGctctggtaaagaagccgcctgccaacgcaggagacacaggagatgggatTCGATCCCTAAGTCGggaggattcccctggaggagggcatggcaaccctctccagtattcttgcctggagaatcccatggacagaggagcctcgcggggtccagtccacggagttgcaaagagtcggatacggctgaccacacacacacgaagaggaGGACCCCCAATGCCACCCCACGTGGCACACTGGCCAGGCTGGGGACGTCCTCCCCTTACCAGGATCCCAGGCCACCCTGGGGAGCCTCACCTGCAGGTTGTGGTCGTGGCCACACAGGTAGGCGGTGACCTTGTGCGCGGTGAGCAGCGGCAGCAGCTGCTTGACCAGGCAGTGGGTGGGCCCGTGCTCGGCGATAGACCACACGGGGTAGTGGCCGGCCACCAGCACGTAGTCCTCTTTGGCCGCTGCCAGCTGCTTCTTGAGCCAGGCCAGCTGCGTGCGGGCCATCGCCAAGTTGCGGGGCCGCTCGGGCTGCTGGCTGGCAAAGTCGTCAGAGTTGCCGCACAGGGTCACGGTGTCCAGCATGAAGATGGCCACGGACACGTTGGACCGGGGGATCTTGAAGCGCAGGCGATAGTAGGGGCTGGGGAACTTCCTGCGGATGGTTCGGAGAAAGGGGTAGGTGTCCATCTCGGGCGGAGATGCCCCGGGCTCAGCTCTGGCTGATCGGCCTCTttgcgcgcccccccccccccccgccgagggaggaggctggtgcggggtgggaaggagaggcaGGACGGGGCAGGCTCACCAGCGCTTGGAGACCCTGGAGTAGGCGATCTGGGCTGAGACGTTCCCCAGATGGTCATGGTTGCCAGCCAGCACGTACCAGGGCACGGTGCGGAGCGGGGAGGCAGAGAACACATCCTCGAAGGTCTCCTGCAGCAGACAGACAGAAGGGTGGCAACCCAGCTCAGGTTCAAGCAGCCACTGGCTGCTCCCACCAACTCGGGGGCCAGGAACGAGGAAGAAGCTGTGCGTGCTCCTCATGTCGTGCAAACATGATGTGCAACCATCATGTCGCTCTGCCCTCTTAGTAAAAGGTCTAGAGGCTTCTCCACGCatcgccctccccccacccccgccactccAGTGGCACACACCTGAAACCGCTTGTCGTTGACATCCTGCACACCGCTGAAGTAGAAATTGTCTCCCAGGGACAGAATGAAGTCTGCGCCCAGGATCTGCACTGTCCGGGCAATCTCTTTGGCATTGGCCATTTCCCGGGCTGTGTAGAATGGGGCGTTGGGGACCCCTCCCCAGTCACCCACGGCGACGAAGCGcagcatgggggtgggggtggtggcggCAGCGGCGGCAGCAGCCCGGGGGAGCACCAGCGAGGCTTGCAGGATGAGCAGAACCGTCCAAATGTCCATCTGGGAGGGGAAAGACAGGCGTCTGGGGCTTGGGCAACAGGCCACCCTGAGACCCGCCACTGGCCCTGTTCTGGGAGGGGAAGACATGGGCTCCCTGCAGGGCTGGCTTGGTGCTCGAGTTCCCAGGGCTTCAGGGCAAGAGCTGGCTGGGAGGGTCAGTGGGCGGGCAAGCAGGATCCAGCCGGCAGGGGGGAGGACTGGGTGTGCAGGGGCCCAGCACTCACCCTTGGGGAGGAACAAGCCAGTTGCCTGGGGGCTCAGAGAGGCAGGTGAGCTCCAGTGCAGAGCAGCTGGGCACGAGCCTTTATTTCCTGGGGGGCGGAAATGGATCATTAGAGAGGATGAGGCAGTTTCTCCAGGAGCCCTCCCCTTGGGTCATGTGAGCCTGGGAGCTAGTTCCCCAGCGCTGGCCACGGGATTCGAGGTGGGGTCTGGCACTCCAGGGCAGCCCCCGTGTTTCCCCAGCGGAGCGCGTTCGTGTCCTGGGCCCTCGAGTGTGCAGCAAGCTCTATCGGTGCAcccctcccagccagccacccaCCCTGTGTCCGCATCCTCAGTGGACGTGTTTGTCTGCCCATGTCTGGGTGTGTCTGCACTGTTATCTGCGTGTAGCTGAGCGTGCCTGCCTCGGTCACATGCCTGCTCTGTGATTGTCCCATGTCCCCATGGCGGTGGACACAGCCACCGGCAGGGCCCTGTGTGGGGTGCCAGGGAGGCGTGCCCGAGTCCTCAAGTGGAACGGGTGTGGGGGACGAGACCGGTGTGTCCCGGCCTCGCGCCCCAGTCCAGCCGCCTGTGTGTGTTGTGTCTCTCGGCTGAGTTGTGGGTCcggtgtgtgaggtgtgtgtgaaACATCCGAAGGCAGCCCCAATCCCAGGGTCACCCCCCCTTCCCTAAACAGCAGGGGCCTCCGTTTCCAGGAAGTCCAGCCCGCGTCTTCCCCTCTGCCTCACGCCACCCCCATTCCTGCAGGAGGAACCCAGGCAGGAGGGAGCTGGTGACCAGCCGTGTGACCACAGGCTTTGACCCTCACACCCTCGGCCGCTGCTCTTGAGGCTTGTCtgacctgcccctcccctccctgcctcccttctccCGGCCCCTGGATCCATGGACCCGTAGGCACTCACGATGACTCTCTACAGCCCCTTGCGACGGTGGATGGGGGCCCCCATTCCCAGGCTTGAGGACTCAGGCTGGCTGCTTGCTCCCCCCACTCCCGACCCCACAGCCTAGATAAACAGGAAGTGGGTCACGAGGTTAGGCGGAGACCACTCCCCCGGGTGGAGGCCTCCGGTCTACACCCGCCGGGCGGTCTCACCTGCAGTCGGCGGGGCCCGGGGTCGAGGCCAGGCGCGGCTGAGCGAGCCGAGCTGCAGGAATGCCCGGCGCTCGCCGTCGGGGCTGCCCGGGCTTAAAGGACGCGGCGGCCGGGGGCGGCCCAGGTGATCCCCGGTGGCCGGAAGCGCTGGAGCCTGGACCTCCTGGCCCTGCCGGCCGCACCCGGGGATCCTGCTGGGTCACCCCGCGTCACCACGCCTCCGGGGTGCAGGCAGCGCTTCTGTAACTGGGGGTGACGCACTGCACCCCGGAGGACGGCCCATACCCGGCCGGCTGCACTGCAGCTCGGCCGGGGAGAGTGACTTGGGGTCCCGGTTTCCATCCCCTGCCCCCCCAACGCAGGCAGAATCTCCACCCTTGGGAGCTACACATTTTGGGTGCCAGGGCCTCCCTATCGCAGCGCTGGGTGGGGTGGCAGTCCAGTACTGACCCTCGAGGGAGGATGTCTGTCGTCTTCAATCTCAGTTTCCTGGTCTCTAAAGTATGCGTGAGGGCAGAGAGTTCACTCTTCCTTAGATGTGCAAATAATTTACTTTGAAACACTCTCCAGAAACAAGGGCACAACCTTTCCCGCCTCCTTTTGAAGCTGCTGGTGGTTATTCTGTCACTAAGTCCTACTCTTTCCAACCTTagggactacagcctgccaggctcctccatccaaggaatttttcaggcaagaagactggagtgggtagccattcccttctccagaggatcttcttgatgGAGGGGTGGAACCCGAATCTCTTTCCTCActtgcattggcaaatggattcttaaccaactgcaccacctgggaaacccactgtACAGAAAACCTGCCTAGAACTCTGCAAAAATGGCCCAGTCATGAAAAAGCAAACTTTGAAGCgctgtgggcttccctagtggctcagattacataaagaatctgcctgcaatgcagaaaacctgggttggatcctgggtcaggaagatcccctggagaagagaatgtctacccactccagtatttttgcctggagaattccttggacggaggagcctggcagattatagtccatggggtccctaagagttggacacgagtgagtgactaacatgttCCACAGACTGGAGGAGAGCCAAGAAATGGGAGGACAAACTGAACATGGGGATCTTGGGCCAGAAAAGGGGCACTTAAGGAAAATCTGGTGACATTCAAAGTTTTGTGAATAGTAACACAACTAAGAAACGATCCTGGAGTGGTTACAGGTGTGACATGTACAGGATGCTAGTCATTGCAACAGTGAGACGTATGTTGCAACTCTTTGcagtgtttttaatattttttttttgcaattttcctgtaaatctaaagttatgccaaaataaaaaagttgaCTTTGAAAACAGGTGTGATCCAAGAAGCTTAAACATTGATTCAACTTGCGTTGAACACCTGCTATATGCCCAGTACCCAACCGACACAGCAGGGAACAAGATAGATCAGGAAAAACCTGCTCTGCTGGGCCCCAAGTGCTGGTGAAATTTATATTCTAGCTGTTAATTACTTTCCATTCTTTGGAGGTGAGGTGGGgcattctctttccattttatacTTTCTGAGCTGTTTgctgtgctcactcactcagtcaagaccaactctttgggaccccagggactatagcctgccaggctcctctgtccatgggatttcccaggcaagaatactggaatggactactgtttcttattccaggggatcttcccaacccagggatcgaatccatgcctcctgcatctcttgcactagcagctggactctttaccactactCCACGCGGGAAATCCATACTTTCTGTACTGTTTGGATTTTTGCTTGAAAAGTGCTTAGTTATTTTGCCGGTAGAATAAATGCAGACTTCCTCCTAACATATCTGCAGTCTGAATGTACACACAGGAAACAAAGACCTCATCCAGATTCAGGGAAGTGGTTGTTTTTCTGGGAAGACAGGGAAGGGAACGGAATTGGGGCTCAGGGATAAGAAGGGGTGTCCAGAAAAGGGGCTTCAAATTTATCCCTACTGTTTCCTTTCACGAAAAAGGAGAACAAAATGATCGGAAGCAATTAGAATCCACTGTTAAATTTGCTTCTTCATGTAGCAGGTCTGGGGTGTTGGAAGGATTATCTTCTatgctttctgtattttttgaGATCACACAAAACTATAATATTTGTTATCCTATTGTATCACATGGTCTTTGTAGACACGTCGGAAAATCCTGAAAAGCACAAGGGAAACGATTACACCCGTCTGTCTAGAGAGTCACTattcagtaaatttttttaaattaatttttctctgcctacatttttttcttctgaagaatGGGATGCCACTGATAGCATTTTTTTGAGGGGCTTCGCTGTGTGAcatgtggggatcttagttcctggaccagggatcaaacctgtgccccctgcagtggaagctcagagcccttccctggaccaccagggaagtcctattgaTACCATTTTTTGACCTTgtcaaatgttaacattttctgtatcttttaggtttttttttttttttgcttttttaaaaggttttgaaataatatttatttcttaaaagttaacatgCACCTAAACATTTTTCTGtaccttttaaataaaaaaagtacAGAAGCACATGCACATGAAAATGAATCAGGCTTCTTGTGGAGTGTGTAATGAACCTTGCGACTCCTCAGTTAGGTCTTCCAGGTCACCTCTGGGGTTCTGAGCAAACTCCTCTCTGTTCACTCCAGGGAACCCAGTTCTGGTTCTGATTGTCTGTGGAGTTGGATCAGGGTTTGGCCCTGAGCCTCCTTCCCCATCCACTCCCGCCTTGCTTCCCAACAGCAACGTCAACCCCATGGCTGagttcctccctgccctcccctgcctGCTCTGCCGCAGCTCCGATCACTCTTCTGGCTCTCTCACTCTCCCTTCCTGGAACAGGAGCCCTCACTCTGACCTCAGGGCCTTGGCACTTGCTGTTACATTTTCGTAGAAGATCCTTCCTTCCCCAACTGCCCCTGTGGCTGCCTCCCTACTATATTGAAGTTCTTTTAACTCATCTAAAaagcacccctcccacccccatcctgaatccctctTATCCTGCTGTAGTTTTATCCACAGCCTTTATCACTGCCTGTTGAACCGCACTCTGCTTATcttgttttcagtctgtctgcccagACGAATGAGGTCTGAGATGATAAGAACTGTCTCGGCCAGTTGTGTTTGCTGCTGTTTCTCTGGCATCTAGAATCTGGGGCCCACATGGCAACTCCTCAGGAATTACCAGTGGAAAGGTGGAAGAAGGGGACACCTTTGCACAACATGTTTTTACCTCCAGTCTGAATGTGCAGCCTGCCCGAACCTTCCTGGTTTCACCTACCACTAACCACCCCACTaaccaccagggcttccctggtggctcagatggtaaagaatctccctgcaatgcagaagacttgggtttgacccctggattgggaagatcccctggaggaaggcatggcaaccccctccaggattcttgcctggagaatctccatggacagaggaacctggtgggctacagttcatggggtggcaaagagccggacatgactgagcgacacagcacagcacatcacAAATTACAGCTTGCTTcatctaaacattttttttggccaaggtgcacggcatgtgggatcttagttccccgaccaaggatcaaactcgcaCTCCCAGCGATGGAAgcacatggagtcttaaccaactagaccaccagggaattcccaaatgctgttgctgtttttcatAATGCAGGACTCTTGGAAATACATCACTGTCTGCATCTCCTTCCTGTCTGGGCCACAGGGCACAAGTCACACTAAAGGCagtgtattggagaagactcttgacagtcctgtGGATTTGATCCAGAGTCctggatcaaaccagtcaatcctaagggaaatcagccctgaatattcattggaaggactgatgctgaacttgaaactccaatcctttggccacctgatgtgaagagctgactcactggaaagaccatgatgatggggaagatggagggcaggaggagaaggggatgacagaggatgagatggttggatggcgtcaccaactcaacggacatgaatctgagtaaattctgggagatagtgaaggccagggaagcctggcgtgctgcagtcagtggggttgcaaagagtcagacatgacttagtgaccaaatagCAGCAACAAATTCCTACTTcaaggcctttgcacttgctgtggCTTCCTCTGGCCCACTCTCTGCTCACCTTCTTGTCCTTGAGTACCTGACTTCAATGCCATACCACTTCCTCAAGCCTCCTGGACATCTGGACTCAACACACAACCCCATTACCTACTCCCAAGTCTCTAGTCTGTCAAGTATACCCTATCCCCAGGCCAGGAATTCCCTCGAAAGCAGATCTGGGTGGACAAGAAATCTTCACTTGATGGGGGAGAAGGGAGAATGGGGTTAACATTACTTTTGCCAAGCACGAGTCAGTGAAGGGAGGTGTGCACCAGACTGGTGTGTATGGTGAGGAGAGCCTGAGGTGGGAGGTTTCAGGAGGTGGGGATCAGGAGCTAAAAGGATCACAGGGACAAGGGCCTGGAGTCATGGAGGGTGGACTTGATTTAGAAGGTGATAGGTTTGGAGGATAGGGTCCAAGCTGTGTTTTTATAAGATCAATCTGGGAAAAAGCAAGTCACAGACAGATCTGTATCATCTGTTTCTCTGTATCTGTTTATATCTATCTGTACCCATTTAACTACTGCTATCTACTGCTAtctatttatttgggcttccgtggtggctcagagattaaagcgtctgcccgcaatatgggagacctgggttcgatccctgggtcgggaagatcccctggagaaggaaatggcaacccactccagtattcttgcctggagaatcccatggacagaggagcctggtgggctacagtccatggggtcatgaagagtcggacacgactgaacgacttcacttcatttATCTATTTAAGAGTTTTATCTGTGAATgcgcgcatgctcagtcactcagttgcatttgactcttttgtgatcccatggactgtagcctgccaggttcctctgtccgtgggattctcagacaggaatactgaattgggttgccatttccttctcctggggatcttcccagaccagagatgtcTCCTGCATGGTATGCAGattcttctccagtgaaccaccagggaagcccatctatctatctacctatctattatTTATCATACTATACcttttataagggcttccctggtggctcagtgggtaaagagtctgcctgtagtgCAAAAAagctgtgttcgatccctgacttgggaatatcacctgtatatgtatatatatatatatatgtgtgtgtatatatatatatacttgtttatttatttcactatgccagatcttagttgcagcatgttgtATCTAGTtctctgcccagggatcgaacccaggccccctgtattgggagtgtggactcttagccactggaccaccagggaagtctctgtcaCACTGTATCTTGATAGAAAACTACAAGAGCTTGTTTGCTGCTCaccaaaaagaaataattctaGTGCCCACAGGAACCAGTTTAAGAGAGGAATCTTCTGGAGATGGGTGCCTTGGGGAATTATTCATTTCTAccttattaatttctttattgaattcatctttaaaaaaatgataagctAATAAAGCTTTTGTCATCTGGAAAACAGCATTTACCTAAATAACCATTCTGATGAAAACACAGACAATTGTTGATGGAGGGTGAGTCTACAGTGGGGGGACCCTCACCTCCAACCTCAGGCAGCTGGTATGTTCGAGTCAGCTCTCCAGGACAGCTGTTTGAAGGTGGTTGAGCCGCCTGCCTGAGTTCAGATTCCAGCTGCCCTGTTGTTGGTTAGCAGTGTGATGGTGGGCTGGGGGCTTTACCTCTCTGTGGCTGACTTTTTTGTCTTTAACACAGGCGATGTTCAACACTTGAGTGTTGTGTGCATCGCAAATCCTGCCACATGGAACATGCAGAAGAGGAACTTGTACATAGCCAGCTCTTGCTATAAGCTAGCTGCCACTGTTTGTTATCATCATCACTATTATGTGTATTTTTGACTACAGCAGCGGCTTCCAGGTGGCCCTAGCaataaagaacccgcttgccaaagcaggagacatgagatccgggttcgatccctgggtcaggaaaatcccctggtggagggcatggcaacccactccagtgttcttgcctggagaatcccatggacggaggagcctggcggggtctagtccatagcgttgcaaagtcggatacaactgacgCGACTAAGCACACGGGGCAGTGACAATTTGTATAAACCTGACATGTTTAAGAGGCAGCAATGAGAGGTTGGGGGACCAACGCGTACCCATTAGCCTGAGGCTTTTCTGATTTAACATAGGAAGTCCTACATCCCAGGAACTCCCTCAGTCTTGGGTAAACCAGGAAGTACAGTTGGCCACCCTACGGGAGATCTTGGATCCCAGTGGTGAGATGGGAGAATCTCTGACAACCCCTAACTTTTGGGAACTCAGTGCCAAGGAAGAAACTTATAGGGAGGAACCATTCTGGGGGAACTGGACAAACCCTTGTGTGGATACATTGAGTGTGAGTGTCTTTTTGCTTGTCTGGGTGGGAGAAGACAGGTTTTCCTGTGGGGAACACAGGGCAGAGGTCCCAGCATCgtattctgaaatatttcaaacacaGAGCAAAGTTGAAAGAATTGTCCAACAAACACCCACACACCTCCTCCTAGAGACTGCAATTAACATTTGAATATATTTGCTTTAATATttggaagcttcccaggtggcactggcagtaaagaacctggctgccaatgcaggagatgtaagagacatgggtttgatccctgggtcaggaagacccccatggagaaggaaatgatgacccactctagtattcttgcctgggaaattccatggacagaggagcctggtgggctatagtccatgggatcacaaagagtcagacatgactgaagctacttagcacacttTAATATCTATCTCACCATCCACTCACTCATCCATCTTACTTTTTACCTGTTTTAATATGTTGCAAACTTCTGCACACTTCCCTGCCATGGTTTCAGTGTTTATACCATTAACTCAAGCTCGATATTGGCTTACAGTTCTTCTCTTTGATGTGAAATTTGCATACAATGATTTGTACAAGTCTTAAGTGTACACTGGGTGAGTTCTGATAAACCTCAGCTACAACCCTGGGGGAAATAACTTACTCATCTCCCGTGAgattcaaaacaaaaaataaaagtaaatggaagcAGCTCAAGTTCTGCTGCTTGCAAAGCTCTGTGACCTGGAGAGTGTCTTAACCTTTCTGGGCCCCAGtttctcatcttcaaaatggGGAGAGTAAGGGTACCTGTCTGAGATTTGACTGTGGTTGTTGCGGGTATTGAACGGGTGAATCTGTATAGAGATACTATGGAGTGCCTGGCATGTAAGAAGTGCCTTGAAAAACACTTATGATATGACCCAGTTGGAACAGCGAAAGCAATTACAGTtggtggaaaaagaaataaagaggtaAGTATATTgcaggaaaatttcaaatatggcCAACAGAGGAGTCTAAACATTGAATTACCCTGGTGTGGAAGGCAGATGGAAGGAAAGGCACTGTGTGGATGCCAAGTCCCTTCAGATTCTTTGaggtcccatgggctgtagctcacccctgtccatggaattctccaggcaagaatattgaagtggtttgccattcccttctacagggaatcttccctacccagggatggaacccgggtctcctgtattgtgggAGGGGTCTTtaatgagccaccaaggaagcccaaggaaaGGGAGGTTTTGAGCTAaatctttgggactccatggactgcctgccgggctcttctgtccatggaattctctagggcaagaatactggagtgggttgctatgtccttctccagctgattttcccaatccaggttttgaacccaggtctccggcattacaggcagattctttaccatatgagccaccaaggaagtccaatcCGGATCCACCACACAGCACATCAGCAGGTGGGGGCTCTATGCACCTGTGGATGATTAGAGGGAGAGGAGCATTGTGATAACAAGAGTGGTATgagggctttcctgctggctcagtgaagagtccacctgcaggagacacaagttggatccctgatccaggcagatcccacgtgccacggagcaacgaagcccgtgcgccacagaactattgagcctctgctctagagtctgggagccgcaactactgagcacaTATGCTGCAGCAACTGAAGTcctcatgccctagagcccgtgctctgaaacaagagaagccaccgcagtgagaagccagcacacagcaagtagagagtagcctgcctgaggcaactagagaaaatcccgTGCAGcatcgaagacccagcacagccaacaataaataaacatttaaaaaagtgatATGATAATCTGACTGAATTTAGAAGAATTATCGGAAtgtttaaaagaacattttacaCCCctgtatatgtttaatttttagatttttaacagCTGCTAAGGATTTCAGATGCATTTGCTTGGTGGAGGCATTTAAGATGAAAGTATCAATATATACTACGTTGTATAAACGTTATCTACAATATTTAAGAGATTTCAATTCACTACATTTCTGAATGGACTCAATGATGCACTCACTGACCTCTTTGAAAATGATAGTCCGCTTTGACAGGTGTATAAGTAACAC is a window of Muntiacus reevesi chromosome 1, mMunRee1.1, whole genome shotgun sequence DNA encoding:
- the ACP5 gene encoding tartrate-resistant acid phosphatase type 5, producing MDIWTVLLILQASLVLPRAAAAAAATTPTPMLRFVAVGDWGGVPNAPFYTAREMANAKEIARTVQILGADFILSLGDNFYFSGVQDVNDKRFQETFEDVFSASPLRTVPWYVLAGNHDHLGNVSAQIAYSRVSKRWKFPSPYYRLRFKIPRSNVSVAIFMLDTVTLCGNSDDFASQQPERPRNLAMARTQLAWLKKQLAAAKEDYVLVAGHYPVWSIAEHGPTHCLVKQLLPLLTAHKVTAYLCGHDHNLQYLQDESGLGFVLSGAGNFMDPSKKHTRKVPSGYLRFHYGAENSLGGFAYVEISPKEMSVTYIEASGKSLFKTRLPRRSRSEHQHRRGLHAGA